From the Danaus plexippus chromosome 5, MEX_DaPlex, whole genome shotgun sequence genome, one window contains:
- the LOC116769319 gene encoding probable LIM domain-containing serine/threonine-protein kinase DDB_G0286997, with product MWNTLLLFVIGFISARAKEPELPLCPSNMQYLPQNLPMHCRMPVTLPPFPPQMFPNPSQIKSGPFPIPLPGMPGPPPNSVPGMPMPMPMPMPMMPVPQPPAQKLPVIVMPFYSPDTSYKKNPIPPPRPSHKKHRRPIKKRRPVRYESSDEDSSSTDTSDDTSDERGWWKKPVVGRRSNRHHSKKRKQNRELLTPVLQYVTKDGYVIFEKKISKGEAKDWLVKKNTEMDKNDQPDTKIEEDRNSNEDRPDNSFNLVVKREEASEVKKDKNPMQIQKKKVLRRKPIKIMKETE from the coding sequence ATGTGGAACACATTGCTTCTGTTTGTTATTGGTTTCATAAGCGCCCGGGCAAAGGAGCCAGAACTACCACTATGCCCTTCAAATATGCAATATTTACCCCAAAACCTTCCTATGCATTGTCGGATGCCGGTCACTCTGCCTCCATTCCCTCCACAGATGTTTCCGAACCCTTCGCAGATAAAATCGGGACCTTTTCCAATCCCACTTCCAGGAATGCCAGGTCCCCCACCGAATTCCGTTCCAGGCATGCCGATGCCTATGCCCATGCCAATGCCTATGATGCCAGTGCCACAGCCGCCAGCTCAGAAGTTGCCCGTTATCGTAATGCCATTTTATTCCCCCGACACATCTTATAAGAAAAATCCCATACCACCTCCAAGACCGTCACATAAAAAACATAGGAGGCCTATAAAGAAAAGGAGACCGGTGCGTTATGAGAGTTCCGATGAAGACAGCTCCAGTACAGACACTTCAGACGACACCTCAGATGAACGCGGCTGGTGGAAGAAACCTGTAGTTGGAAGAAGATCCAACAGACATCATTCTAAGAAAAGAAAACAGAACAGGGAACTATTGACACCAGTTCTTCAGTACGTAACGAAAGACGGATACGTTATATTCGAGAAGAAAATTTCAAAGGGAGAAGCAAAAGATTGGCTGGTTAAGAAAAATACTGAAATGGATAAAAATGACCAACCTGACACTAAAATTGAAGAAGACCGTAATTCTAATGAGGATCGACcagataatagttttaatttagttgTAAAACGTGAAGAGGCCTCAGAggttaaaaaagataaaaatccAATGCAAATACAGAAGAAAAAAGTTTTGAGACGTAAGCCGATAAAAATCATGAAGGAAACTGAATAA